CGAATATCTAAACTAAGCCTATCCATTCGATGAGGACTTGAGAGATGACTTTGAAACTACAAACCATCGCCGCTGCTTTTGCCATGCTCACCGCCGTCAACGCGGCGCAGGGTGAAGGGCTGGGAGCCCATCCGCCCATGTTTCTGGTGCAGGCTGAATACGCGCTGGAGGCGGGCGACACGACCCGCGCGATCGAACTGCTGAACAAACGCTACAAGCGGCTGCGCAATCCCGCCTACCGCGTGCGAGGGTTGGCCGTACTCTGTAGCGCCCACCTTCAGGATCAGGACTTCGAGCGGGCGTTCCGCCCCTGCGAAAGCGCGACCGAAATGAAGCAAGCTGGTTGGAGTGATTTCAACAATCAGGGCGTGCTCGAGCTGCACCTCGGCCGCTTCGATGAGGCGCTGGCTTCGTTTGAGCGGGCTCGGCAGCTGAATCCCGACTCCGAGTCGGTGCTGAACAATCTGGCGCGGACCCGCGCGATCCGGGACAGCGCGCTGGTGTCTTCATCTCAATAGCCGTTCACGGCCCCATCCAAAGGAGAGCCGCCCCCGGGCGGCTCTTTGCTTTTCGGCCCCGGGAACCGGTTCCGATGGTGGTCGGAACCTCACAACATTTTTCGTCGACGCGAAACCGCGCAAAACTTGCTGAGGAGAAATTCCTTCCGCACCGTTAGTTAAGCAGCCAAGAGGCTCAACTGACGACATGTAACGGGAGGTACCAATGTCATCTTGTCCTGTCCAACACCATGGAATGACCAAAGCCAAAGGCTGCAGCCACGCACGCCTAGGCAACTTCGGCAAGCTGTTTCCCAAGCTCACGCCGCTGAGTTTGAGCGAAGAGCAGGCCTCGCTGCTCGGCGGGCTCAACTCGCCGATGCACGACGTCGGCAATCAGTCGCCTGACAGCAAGCTGCCAGCGGGTTACACCTTTTTTGCGCAGTTTGTCGATCACGACATCACGCTGGATACCACCTCAGACCTGCACGGCGCGCCGCTTTCCACCGGCGCAATCAACAAGCTGCCCAATCTGCGAACGCCGACGCTGGACCTGGATTGTGTGTATGGCTTCGGGCCCGAGGCGAGTCCGCATCTGTATGCCGGCGCCACGGCACCCGGCAGGCTGCTCGAAGGCAGCGCAGGAAATCCGGACGACGTTCCGCGCAACGAGTCCGGTACCGCGCTTATCGGGGATCCGCGCAACGACGAAAACCTGTTTGTATCGCAGATGCAGCTGCTGTTCATTCGGTTTCACAACCGGATTTATGACTCGCTGGTAGCGAGCGTCCCGCTGGGAGAGCGTTTCGAAGAGGCCCAGAAAATAGCTCGGTACCACTACCAGTATCTTGTGGTGCACGACTTCCTGCGCCGGATCTGCGACCCGAAGATCTTCGACTTTGCGCTGAAGAAGGTCGCTGACCATCACTACCCGCTGGTCTACGCGGCGGACAAACACGGCGACCTGCCAATGCCGGTGGAGTTCAGCGTGGCGGCGTACCGCTTTGGCCACACCACGGTTCGCTCAACCTACGCCGCCAACAGCCAGTTTCCCGACGTGGATCTGTTTGACGAACGCTTCGGTACCACCGGGTTTTCGTCGCTGCCGCCGGAGCTGACGGTGGATTGGCGATTCCTGCTGCCCGTGGACAAATGTTTGTCGCCAGTGCTGGCCAAGCGGTTTGACATTCTATTCCCCGAGGAGCTTATCGCCATGCCTGACCCGATTGTCGGTCGTGGGGCCAGCAGCAACGAGCGGTCGTTGGCCTTCCGCAATCTGCTGCGGGGCAACGCGCTGGCGCTTCCCTGCGGTCAGGCCGTGGCGGGTACGCTGAAGGACGCCGGCTATCCGATCAGCGTGAACTTCACCCCGCTGAAGCTGGCTGAGGTCATCCCGGCGGATCCTGCGACCCAGCCGCTGGTCGACGAGACCCCGCTGTTTTTCTACCTGATGCGCGAAGCCGGCACGCTCGGCAAAGGCGAGCGGCTCGGCCCGACCGGTTCGGCAATTCTGCTGGAAGTGTTTCTTGGCGGGCTGCTGCATTGCGAGGACAGCGTTCTCAAAGACCCGGACTGGAAGCCCGACCCGTGTATCGCCGGGCCTGGCAAAACGTTCGAGCTCGCAGACGTCGTGCGTTACGTGGGGGCCTAGCTTTGTGAGGTTTGCGGACCGTTGTCGCGGAGACCGGGAGGGTTTCTGTCGGCAGCGGGCCGCCTACACTCCCCGGGTCTGCCATGTTTTTTGACCCCCCAGGTTGTCTGGCAGTCCCGGGGTTCTTTTTTGACCGCTTGGACGACTAACCCTCCAGCTTGGCGAGCGAACTCATCAAGAGCTCATAGTCGTCCGTTTCCTTAAGGTATGGCTGAGCCGCCTCCATCAGGGCTTTGCCTTCGGCGATCTTGCCCTCGAGAACGCGACATCGACCCAGATGAAAACGGCTTTGATTGCTGGACACCGAATCTTCACCGCGCAGCTCGAGCCGCAGGGCCATGGTGGCGGCGATACGCTCACAGCCTTCAACCCTTTTGCCGTTGGCGAGCAGGATCTTACCCAGCTCATGGCTGGCGCCCGCCGTGTGTAGATGGTTGTCCGGCAGCGTTGAGCTGAGCACGCGCACCGTTTCCCGCCAGTAGGATTCGGCCCGATCCAGCTGGCCCAGGTCTCGGGCAACCCGTCCGAGATAGCCCAAGGTCCATGCCATCTTGGGATGATCACCGCGATAGATCTCTCGTTCGCGGTCCCGGACCTGACGCAACAGGCGCTCTGATTCGGTGAGGTTGCCCAAGCCGATTTCCAGCACCGCCAGGTTGCGCAACGTGGTCAGAGTTCGAGGGTGGGTTGGACCGAGTCCCGCTTCCTGAATGGCGGCCGCTTCCCGGTATAGCTCGCCGGCCTCGGCACGACGAGCCTGCTTGTGCAGCACCACACCGTAGTCCGCTTTGGATAGCGCCAGCGCGAGGTCGTCAGCCGGCAACAGCTGGCTCCTAAGCTCAAGCGCCTGGCGGTGAAACTCGCCGGATTTGGCGTTGTCGCGGAGCTCGGAATAGGTCACGCCCAGCGAAGAGTAGATTTTTGCCAGCGCCAGCGGATCAAATCCTGCAATGTCGCGGGCGATGGTGTGCGCTCGCCCGAGGTTGTCTAACGCGGCGGTGAAATCGCCGGCGCCGCGCTGGGAATTCCCCAGCTGACGCAGCGTGGCGGCGACGCTCGCCGCGGGCGCCCCGGCCTGATCTTTTAAGGCCAGGCTGCGCTGAAAATGATCGATCGCGGCGGGATACTCTGCCAGCGAGTGGTAGATACCGCCGAGATTGTCGAGCATCTCCGCCTTGAGAACCGGCTGATCGGCGAGCCGGCCCTCTAGCACCACGCTCCCCTGGTCGACCATCTCTTTGATGGTGAGCTCCTGTCCCAGGCTGACCTCCGGGGAAGCGTTGCTGAACAGTTCCTGCAGAAAACCCGAGATTTCTTGCGCTTTGGCGGTCTCAAGGCGAGCTGCATCGCGCTGCTCGGCAATCCGCTTGGACTGCCACGTTACCGTTCCGGCATAAGCCATCAGCAGTCCTGCAAAAAGCACCGCCACGGATACGCCGAGACGATGGCGGGCGACAAATTTCTGCAGACGGTGCCAGTGCTGGTCACTGCTGGCGATGAGCGGCAGCCCCAGCCGGTAGCTCCGCAGGTCCTGCGTCAGCTCTTCAACCGTCACGTAGCGGTCGGACGGACGCTTTTCGAGACACTTGAGAATGATGGCGTCCAGATCACGGTCGAGACGCAGGCCCGACCCTCGAGTGGCCGTGCGGCTGGGCGTTGGCGGCACCTGCTCAACGATACGACGCTGAAAGGTCAGTGGCGAAGCGCCCTCCCGGCGGAACGGGCGCTGTCCAGTAGTCAGTTCAAACAGGAGAAGCCCCAGCTGGTAGACGTCGGACGGCCGTCCCAGCACCTCTCCTTCTATCTGTTCAGGACTGGCGTATTCCGGCGTCAGCAGACGCGCTTCGGTGACCGTTGCCGCATCAGGGCCGTCATCCAGCAGCTTGGCGATGCCAAAATCCACGAGCTTGACCTGGCCCTCGCCGTCCACCAGCACGTTGGATGGCTTGATGTCGCGATGAATGATGTCCCGCCGGTGGGCCGCCGCCACGGCGCCAGCGACGTCGGCCACCAGCGCGAGCCGCTGAGGCAAGTCGAGGCCTTGCTGTTCGCAGTACCGATCGATGGGTTCACCCGCAACATACTCCATGGCGAGCCACGGACGCCCATCCTCGGTAACGCCGCCGTCCAGCAGAGAAGCGATGTGGGGATCGTTCAGATGAGCCAGGATCTGCCGCTCCCGATCAAAGCGGTTCAGCAGATCCTCCCGCCGCATCCCCTGCCACATCATTTTCATTGCGACCTGCTGCTCGTAGAGCCCGTCAGCGCGGCGCGCCAGAAACACCTGCGCCATGCCGCCCTGGCCGATCTCTCGGATCAGCTCGAAGGGGCCGACGCGGCGTCCGCGAACCTGATCATCGGTGGTGTCAGCCAGCGCCTCGAGCAGCTCTTCGCCGATTGCGGCGCCTCGCTCAAGCCAGGGTGACGGGCTGGCAGCGCCGGCCAGCAGGCGGGACAGCCCTTCAGCCAGCTCCGGCTCGCGGGTCGCGAGATCAGCGAGGAAGCGCTCCCGGTCATCCGCCTCGAGCGACAGCGCCTCGTCCAGCAGCGGGTCGAGCTGTTTCCATTTTTCCTGGAGCAACGACATCGATCTGCCGGTCAGGCCGACAGGCATTCGGTCAGCCAGGCTTTGGCCCTCAGCCAGTCGCGCTGAACCGTGCGGACAGAAACCCCGAGCGCTTCAGCGGTCTCTTCGAAGGAGTATCCCGCAAAGGTGTGGCATTCCAGCACCTGGACCAGGCGCGGATCGTGTTGCTCCATGGTGCGGAGCGCCTCGTCCACCTGCAGCCAGAGCTGGCCTGGGTCAGCGCCCGCAATGCGGCTTTCTTCCAGGGGCAGCGGGGCAACACCATCTCCGCGTTTGGCTGCGCCACGGGCTCGGAGGTGGTCAACCAGCAGCTGCCGCATCGCCCGGGCGGCAATCGCATAGAAGTGACCGCGGCTATTGGCGGACAGGTTGGCCTGCGCGGCGATCTTGCAGTAAACCTCGTTTACGAGGCCCGTGGTGTTGAGCGGCGTGTCGTGCATGCGCGCGAGCTGGTTTCGGGCGATATGCTTCAGCTCCCGGTAGACCAGCGGCATCAGGTCTTCCAGCGCCTGGCTGTCGCCGGCGGTGACCCGGGCGAGGAGGGCGGTAATGTCTGCCTTGGCGGCGCTCATGCTCTGATGGTAGCAAGCTGCGGCGAAACTGACAGGGCGTGGGGAGCCCGCTGAGGAATTTCCGGCACTGGGACGTTTTCCCTTTATGTGGGAGGATTTTTGTTCCGGCGCTTAGCTTTAAGGCGCGGCGCCGAAGTACCGGGGAGGAACGTTTATGTTTGTTGTTACCAATCGTCAGGTCAGCAACCGCAAGGCGCTGGGCCAGTTCGGCAAAAAGCCCAACGCCGAGGGGCCGAACGAGATTCGTCTATTCGACGTCTCCAAAGAGGGGCGGCGCTGGGAAGTGAAGGCGCTAAACGATCGGCTGACCAAAACGCAGCTGCGTGCGCTCGTGAAGAAATATCACCTGCCGATCGATCCCGAGGCAGACCGGCCATGGTACGCCAGCCTCAAGGTAGCCTGTGAGGTTGCCGAGCAGGCACGCGCCGAGAAAAAGAACATTCTGATTTTTGTTCACGGCTTCAATAATGACGTGAAAGACGTGATGACCGCTGCCAAGGCTATTGCCGACCTGTACAACCTCATCGTGCTGCCCTTCACCTGGCCAGCCAACGGCGGCGGGGCTGTGTCAGGAACGCTCAGCTATCGGGAAGACAAGCGCGACGCCCGCGCTTCAAGCGGTGCGCTCGATCGGCTGTTTATGAAGGCCATGGAATACCTGAAAATGATCACCGACGCGCAGCGCGATCGGCTGCTGCGCGAGGCCACCAAAAAACACCCGGACAACCGGGAGCAGGCCGACCAGCTCTACGCCAGGCTGTTGGACGCTGAGTGCCCGTTCACGGTGAACCTGCTCGCCCACAGCATGGGCAACTACCTATACAAGAATCTGCTGAAGTCCACCGCGACGGAAGCCACCCGGCCGTTGTTCGACAACGTGATCATGGCGGCGCCGGACGTGAACAATCTCGACCACGGCTGGTGGCTCGACCGCATCCAGTGTCGGCGGCGCGTCTACGTCTGCATCAACGAAAACGACTACGCGCTGAACGCATCGCGCATGAAAGCCGGTGAAGAGCAGCTGGCGCGTCTCGGTCACGTCACCTATAACCTGACCGCGCGCCGGGCCACCTATGTGGACTTCACCAATGCCGCCGAAGTCGGCAACGCGCATACCTACTTCAAAGATGACCCAACCAAAGACAATCCGGACGTGCGGACATTTTTTGATCAGGCCTTCAACGGGCGTTTCGCTGAGAATGAGCTTGAGTACGATTCGATCAAAAACGTCTACCGCGTTCCCTAGCGTCCTGTCACGATGTTCAAAGCCGTCACATCTCAAGAGGGCGCCAGCACCGCGGTGGTGGTGGTCCACGGGGTCGGCAATCCGGAACCTGGCGCAACGCTTGATCGACTGACCGCCTCGCTGGCCAATACCTGCGAAGCCTTTCGGCTCGACGGGCCGCGCCAGACCTGGCAGGCCGCCGATCAGCGGCGGTCGGAAAACGACCTCTATTCTTTTTCTCCGGTGCCCTGGCAGATGGCCGAGCACGATGGTGAAAAGGTGATCATGGCGGAGGTGTACTGGGGTTCAGAGAGCGCTATACCCCACAGCGTGCTCGGGCTGCTGCAGGGGCTGTTCCAGCTGATTTTTGGCATGTCCGGGCTGATTGAGGCCAGGCCGGAGGGTATCGGTCGCTATGAGTGGTTCGTCGCCTGGATCGGCATGATTGGCAGTCGGCTTCTGCGGGGTCCGGTCTTTGCGATCAACACGGCGCTGATGTTTGCGCTGCTCGGCATTGTGCTTCAGCAGGGAGTGAGCCACTCGGAGAGCGAGCTTGTGATATCGCTCAACGAGGCGACGCCTCGTGAGGTGCAGCTCGGCGTGGTGGGTGCCAGCATCGCCTGCGCGGTGCTCGGCGTTTTCCTCGGCTGGCGCTGGGTCAAAACCCAGGCCACGAGAGTGGTCGCGCCGCAGGGGACCACCGGCGTCTACGCGCTGTCGCTGCTGGCCGTGGCGGGCATCTGGCCGGCCGCCGCGGCGCTGCAAGGCGCGCACGACCTGGAGGCTTTTGCCACGATTCCCTTTACGCTGCTCTGGCATACGTTCGGCTTTGTTGCCCTGGCGGTGCTGCTGGTCCTCAACCTCTATCTCCTGTCCCGCCTTGTGAGGCCGGCCTTCAGTGACGCGGAGCGTCATTCGCTCAGCGCCAGGGCGATGGCCTTGGCGATTCAGTTTGTGCTGTGGAGTACGATCGTGCCGTCGATCTGGCTGCTGACGCTGTCACTGGTTACCAGCGACAGCGCGAGTTTTGCCTTTTGGCTCGCTCGCTTTCATGAGGTGGTGGCGTCTGACGGTCTGCAGTGGTTCTATCTGCCGCTCCCGCTGCTGGCGCTGGTTTGGGTTTTGCTGTGGCGCTGGAAGCAGCGCGCCGGCAACCCTCCCCGCCTGATTGTCCATGCGCTGATTCGCGACGCGCTGCTGGTGTCGGTTGTGTTTACCGTCATTGCGAGCGTGGTGGTCTCCGTCATGAATCTAGAGCAGGCGGTGGTGCTGCCGGAGATTGTGCAGCGGCTCCGTCGCCTGGAGGTGGCGCTGCTTCCGGTGATCCCGCTGCTGGTGGCCTCTTCGGTTTTTGTCGGCGGCGTTGTGCTCGCGCTGGATATCGGCAATGACGTCGTCAACTATGTGCGGCTCGCCATGCCGCTTAAGTCTCGCTTGAAGCCGAGCGAAGATGAACGGGAGCGACTGCGCCCGATTCGCAACAAGTTCAACGAGGTGATGCGCCTGCTGAACCGGCACCATCCGCTCGAACGGGTCATTGTGGTGTCCCACAGCCAGGGCACGGTGCTGGCCATCGATGAGCTGGCTCGAAGTAACTTTGGTCAGCCGCCCGAGTGGCTAGAGCAGCTCGACGTCACGCTGATTACCATGGGGTCACCATTCAGCCACCTTTATCAGCACTTCTTTCCGCTGTCGTATCCGGCGCTAGACCAGCCCGTTTGGCGACGTCTCGGCCAGCGCCTCAACCGGTGGATCAACATCTATCGCAACGACGATTTTGTCGGAACCTGGATCGACGCCGGTTCACAGCCGCCCTTTGAGTTCGAGCAACACGCGATGGGCACCGGCGGGCACCTGACTTATCTGGTCGACGGGCGTGTCGTGGCGATCGTCGCGGACGCGCTGGAACGCGGCGGGCATCGCGTCGATCATCGCCCAAGCTGATCGGGGAATTTGCATGGCAACCATTCACGATAATCCGCCGGCTGCTGTACGCCGCGACCTGGACGCCCTAAGCCAGGCGCTGGACGTCCAGATCCCCGCGCCGACGCCATCCAACCTGTTGATCTGCACCTGGAACATTCGCTCGTTTGCGTCTCTGACCCGCCGCTGGACTGCCACTGGCAGCGACAGCCCAAAGCGCGACCTGCGCGGCCTCCGGGCCATCATCGAAATCATCCGGCGCTTTGACGTGATTGCGGTTCAGGAGCTGAAGGGTGATCTTCGCGCGCTGCGCGACACGCTCAGTTTTCTTGGACCCGACTGGGGCTTTCTGATGACGGACGTGACCGCCGGCGCCAAAGGCAACAATGAGCGGCTGGCCTTTCTGTTCAATCGAGCTCGGGTCCGACCGTCAGGCCTGGCCGCTGAGCTGGTGGTGCCGCCCGAGCGCCTGGAGCGCCTGGACGAAGGAGCGCTGCGAACCCAGTTCTGCCGCACGCCTTACGCGGTGA
The Pseudomonadota bacterium DNA segment above includes these coding regions:
- a CDS encoding heme peroxidase family protein; its protein translation is MTKAKGCSHARLGNFGKLFPKLTPLSLSEEQASLLGGLNSPMHDVGNQSPDSKLPAGYTFFAQFVDHDITLDTTSDLHGAPLSTGAINKLPNLRTPTLDLDCVYGFGPEASPHLYAGATAPGRLLEGSAGNPDDVPRNESGTALIGDPRNDENLFVSQMQLLFIRFHNRIYDSLVASVPLGERFEEAQKIARYHYQYLVVHDFLRRICDPKIFDFALKKVADHHYPLVYAADKHGDLPMPVEFSVAAYRFGHTTVRSTYAANSQFPDVDLFDERFGTTGFSSLPPELTVDWRFLLPVDKCLSPVLAKRFDILFPEELIAMPDPIVGRGASSNERSLAFRNLLRGNALALPCGQAVAGTLKDAGYPISVNFTPLKLAEVIPADPATQPLVDETPLFFYLMREAGTLGKGERLGPTGSAILLEVFLGGLLHCEDSVLKDPDWKPDPCIAGPGKTFELADVVRYVGA
- a CDS encoding ECF-type sigma factor, which gives rise to MSAAKADITALLARVTAGDSQALEDLMPLVYRELKHIARNQLARMHDTPLNTTGLVNEVYCKIAAQANLSANSRGHFYAIAARAMRQLLVDHLRARGAAKRGDGVAPLPLEESRIAGADPGQLWLQVDEALRTMEQHDPRLVQVLECHTFAGYSFEETAEALGVSVRTVQRDWLRAKAWLTECLSA
- a CDS encoding tetratricopeptide repeat protein, whose protein sequence is MTLKLQTIAAAFAMLTAVNAAQGEGLGAHPPMFLVQAEYALEAGDTTRAIELLNKRYKRLRNPAYRVRGLAVLCSAHLQDQDFERAFRPCESATEMKQAGWSDFNNQGVLELHLGRFDEALASFERARQLNPDSESVLNNLARTRAIRDSALVSSSQ
- a CDS encoding alpha/beta hydrolase, giving the protein MFVVTNRQVSNRKALGQFGKKPNAEGPNEIRLFDVSKEGRRWEVKALNDRLTKTQLRALVKKYHLPIDPEADRPWYASLKVACEVAEQARAEKKNILIFVHGFNNDVKDVMTAAKAIADLYNLIVLPFTWPANGGGAVSGTLSYREDKRDARASSGALDRLFMKAMEYLKMITDAQRDRLLREATKKHPDNREQADQLYARLLDAECPFTVNLLAHSMGNYLYKNLLKSTATEATRPLFDNVIMAAPDVNNLDHGWWLDRIQCRRRVYVCINENDYALNASRMKAGEEQLARLGHVTYNLTARRATYVDFTNAAEVGNAHTYFKDDPTKDNPDVRTFFDQAFNGRFAENELEYDSIKNVYRVP
- a CDS encoding serine/threonine-protein kinase, whose protein sequence is MSLLQEKWKQLDPLLDEALSLEADDRERFLADLATREPELAEGLSRLLAGAASPSPWLERGAAIGEELLEALADTTDDQVRGRRVGPFELIREIGQGGMAQVFLARRADGLYEQQVAMKMMWQGMRREDLLNRFDRERQILAHLNDPHIASLLDGGVTEDGRPWLAMEYVAGEPIDRYCEQQGLDLPQRLALVADVAGAVAAAHRRDIIHRDIKPSNVLVDGEGQVKLVDFGIAKLLDDGPDAATVTEARLLTPEYASPEQIEGEVLGRPSDVYQLGLLLFELTTGQRPFRREGASPLTFQRRIVEQVPPTPSRTATRGSGLRLDRDLDAIILKCLEKRPSDRYVTVEELTQDLRSYRLGLPLIASSDQHWHRLQKFVARHRLGVSVAVLFAGLLMAYAGTVTWQSKRIAEQRDAARLETAKAQEISGFLQELFSNASPEVSLGQELTIKEMVDQGSVVLEGRLADQPVLKAEMLDNLGGIYHSLAEYPAAIDHFQRSLALKDQAGAPAASVAATLRQLGNSQRGAGDFTAALDNLGRAHTIARDIAGFDPLALAKIYSSLGVTYSELRDNAKSGEFHRQALELRSQLLPADDLALALSKADYGVVLHKQARRAEAGELYREAAAIQEAGLGPTHPRTLTTLRNLAVLEIGLGNLTESERLLRQVRDREREIYRGDHPKMAWTLGYLGRVARDLGQLDRAESYWRETVRVLSSTLPDNHLHTAGASHELGKILLANGKRVEGCERIAATMALRLELRGEDSVSSNQSRFHLGRCRVLEGKIAEGKALMEAAQPYLKETDDYELLMSSLAKLEG
- a CDS encoding endonuclease/exonuclease/phosphatase family protein gives rise to the protein MATIHDNPPAAVRRDLDALSQALDVQIPAPTPSNLLICTWNIRSFASLTRRWTATGSDSPKRDLRGLRAIIEIIRRFDVIAVQELKGDLRALRDTLSFLGPDWGFLMTDVTAGAKGNNERLAFLFNRARVRPSGLAAELVVPPERLERLDEGALRTQFCRTPYAVSFVRGETTFILVTLHILFGDSASDRIPELNEIADIFGDWARRSNRWHHNLLCLGDFNIDRVGSPLFDAFTRTGLTIPAQLVDLPRTVFDDPGDSSDDNFYDQIAWFTAGSGALLDMTLSDAGNFDFQPFVYTDQSLSRASMSFRVSDHLPLWVEFALPS